One genomic region from Bradyrhizobium icense encodes:
- a CDS encoding exodeoxyribonuclease III, whose translation MRFSLTTWNINSVRLRIDIVAKFLKSARPDVLCLQETKCIDDAFPLKRFKRLGYEHVALNGQKGYHGVAIVSKLPFDTTDIRTFCDKIDSRHISVAFGEKAQLAKPVVLHNFYVPAGGDIPDPVLNPKFDHKLKFLDEMKACEPLHPRGDDRHILVGDLNVAPHENDVWSHKQLLRVVSHTPIECEKLLATQAHGEWFDVARERIPLSEKVYTWWSYRAADWTVGDRGRRLDHIWVSRALKDAVSDFRITRDARSWERPSDHVPVTVTLDV comes from the coding sequence ATGCGTTTTTCCCTGACAACGTGGAATATCAATTCGGTGCGCCTGCGCATCGATATCGTCGCCAAATTCCTCAAATCGGCGCGGCCGGATGTGCTGTGCCTGCAGGAAACCAAATGTATCGACGACGCTTTCCCGCTGAAGCGGTTCAAACGTCTTGGCTATGAGCACGTCGCGCTGAACGGGCAGAAGGGCTATCACGGCGTCGCCATCGTTTCGAAACTGCCGTTCGACACCACCGATATCAGAACCTTCTGCGACAAGATCGATTCGCGTCACATCTCGGTGGCGTTTGGCGAGAAGGCCCAGCTTGCGAAGCCGGTGGTGCTGCACAATTTCTACGTTCCAGCCGGCGGCGACATTCCCGATCCCGTTCTCAATCCGAAGTTCGATCACAAGCTGAAGTTTCTCGACGAGATGAAGGCCTGCGAACCGCTGCATCCGCGCGGCGACGACCGCCATATCCTGGTCGGCGACCTCAACGTTGCGCCACATGAAAACGACGTGTGGTCGCACAAGCAGCTTCTGAGGGTCGTCTCGCACACGCCGATCGAATGCGAAAAACTCCTGGCCACGCAGGCCCACGGCGAATGGTTCGACGTCGCGCGCGAACGGATCCCGCTTTCGGAAAAGGTCTATACGTGGTGGAGCTACCGCGCCGCCGACTGGACGGTGGGCGACCGTGGCCGCCGTCTCGACCACATCTGGGTCTCGCGCGCGCTGAAGGACGCTGTCAGCGATTTCAGGATTACCCGCGATGCGCGCAGTTGGGAGCGTCCATCGGACCACGTCCCTGTCACGGTGACGCTGGATGTGTAA
- a CDS encoding outer membrane lipoprotein carrier protein LolA — protein MTQRPTHRGLRSGLALLIATSIAGFATSALSQTVPVPKPAPKARDGNVQMSAQDRVPMTTGTTQAPPNPVLPDPRRNVPANVFATFDANQKAQAARVSSYLSSLQTLVGNFVQVGPDGSRTKGDFYIQKPGKVRFEYDDPSPIAIIADGSSLAVRDRKLATQDIYPLSQTPLRFLLSDRIDLLKDTNVISVTADDVYISVTIEEKQALIGTSRLMLMVGVKDGQLKQWTVTDPQGYDTTVAVYNLDSSKKVDPGLFKIDFTNYMTPAN, from the coding sequence ATGACACAACGACCCACCCATCGCGGGCTGCGCTCCGGACTGGCCCTTTTGATCGCCACATCCATCGCCGGCTTCGCGACATCGGCTCTCTCGCAGACCGTGCCGGTTCCCAAGCCCGCGCCCAAGGCCCGCGACGGCAATGTGCAGATGAGCGCACAGGACCGGGTTCCGATGACCACCGGCACCACTCAGGCGCCGCCGAATCCGGTGCTTCCGGACCCGCGCCGCAATGTTCCGGCCAATGTTTTTGCAACCTTCGATGCCAACCAGAAGGCGCAGGCTGCGCGGGTGAGTTCATATCTATCGTCGCTGCAGACGCTGGTCGGAAATTTCGTCCAGGTCGGTCCCGACGGCAGCAGGACCAAGGGCGATTTCTACATCCAGAAGCCGGGCAAGGTACGTTTCGAATATGACGACCCGAGTCCGATCGCGATTATCGCCGATGGTTCATCGCTGGCCGTGCGCGATCGCAAGCTCGCCACCCAGGACATCTACCCGCTGTCGCAAACGCCGCTGCGTTTCCTGCTGTCGGATCGGATCGATCTGTTGAAGGACACCAATGTCATCAGCGTCACGGCCGATGACGTCTACATCAGCGTCACCATCGAGGAGAAGCAGGCCCTGATCGGCACCAGCCGGCTGATGCTGATGGTTGGCGTCAAGGACGGCCAGCTCAAGCAATGGACGGTGACCGACCCGCAGGGCTACGACACCACGGTTGCGGTCTACAATCTGGACTCGTCCAAGAAGGTCGATCCCGGCCTGTTCAAGATCGACTTCACCAACTACATGACGCCGGCGAACTAA
- a CDS encoding L,D-transpeptidase family protein: MKSNTISITYQTGARDRPLAAIRVYRAAGDPSRGWLTADGWTVPVALGRGGILANKREGDGGTPRGIYHPLQLWWRADRHPRPRTYLPIRPIRPEDAWCEDPQNRRYNQPIRLVQDQPGDRLTRDDHLYDFIVEIDHNSAPRIAGRGSAVFLHLARPNFSPTAGCVSMTKSAMLRLLRRMGPQTKIMIG, from the coding sequence ATGAAAAGCAACACCATTTCAATCACTTATCAGACAGGCGCGCGTGATCGGCCCCTGGCGGCAATTCGGGTGTACCGAGCGGCCGGCGACCCCAGCCGGGGCTGGCTGACGGCAGACGGCTGGACCGTACCGGTGGCGCTTGGCCGCGGCGGCATCCTCGCCAACAAGCGGGAGGGCGACGGTGGCACCCCGCGGGGCATTTATCATCCGCTGCAATTGTGGTGGCGCGCCGATCGCCATCCCAGGCCGCGGACCTATCTGCCGATCCGGCCGATCCGGCCCGAGGATGCCTGGTGCGAGGACCCGCAGAACCGCCGTTATAATCAGCCAATCCGTCTGGTCCAGGATCAGCCCGGCGACCGGCTGACGCGCGACGATCATCTCTACGACTTCATCGTCGAAATCGATCACAACAGCGCGCCACGGATTGCCGGCCGTGGCAGCGCCGTGTTCCTGCATCTGGCGCGTCCCAATTTCTCCCCCACCGCGGGATGCGTCTCGATGACGAAATCCGCCATGCTGCGGCTGCTGCGGCGGATGGGACCGCAGACGAAAATCATGATCGGCTGA
- a CDS encoding Crp/Fnr family transcriptional regulator: MSIEDDVALLERVPTLRLLGTAALRMLAIGSEQRDFSAGDYLFNAGDDADAGYIVQRGSFRVEDSGAEVVAGPGALIGELALIVAMKRPSSAVALEHSSVIRIARSLFQRVLESDPAAARRLRDELATRTSQLASDILMAGAKLNT; encoded by the coding sequence ATGTCGATCGAAGATGATGTAGCCCTGCTCGAGCGGGTCCCGACGCTGCGCCTGTTGGGGACGGCGGCGCTACGCATGCTGGCGATCGGTTCGGAGCAGCGCGATTTCTCAGCCGGCGATTATCTGTTCAACGCGGGCGACGATGCGGATGCGGGTTACATCGTTCAGCGCGGTTCGTTTCGTGTCGAGGATAGCGGCGCCGAAGTCGTTGCCGGCCCCGGTGCCCTGATCGGTGAATTGGCGCTGATCGTTGCGATGAAGCGGCCGTCGAGCGCGGTCGCGCTTGAGCATTCCTCCGTCATCCGGATCGCGCGCAGCCTGTTTCAGCGCGTGCTCGAAAGCGACCCTGCCGCCGCGCGCCGCTTGCGCGACGAACTCGCCACCCGCACCAGCCAGCTCGCCAGCGATATTTTGATGGCCGGCGCCAAGCTGAATACTTGA
- a CDS encoding response regulator transcription factor, with protein sequence MPNARKILIVDDDTDLRDTLVEQLSLHEEFEASAVDTGAKGASAAKANSPDLVLMDVGLPDTDGREVVRSLRKGGFKAPIIMLTGHDTDSDTILGLESGANDYVAKPFRFAVLLARIRAQLRQHEASEDAVFSVGPYSFRPGSKMLTAANARKVRLTEKETAILRFLYRAGQLPVSRETLLQEVWGYNSGVTTHTLETHIYRLRQKIEKDAANPEILVTEAGGYKLVP encoded by the coding sequence ATGCCCAATGCCCGCAAGATCCTGATCGTGGATGACGATACCGATCTGCGCGATACGTTGGTGGAGCAATTGTCGCTGCATGAGGAATTCGAAGCCTCCGCAGTCGATACCGGCGCCAAGGGCGCCAGCGCCGCCAAAGCCAATTCCCCCGATTTGGTGCTGATGGATGTCGGCTTGCCGGATACCGATGGAAGGGAGGTCGTGCGCAGCCTTCGCAAGGGGGGCTTCAAGGCGCCAATCATCATGCTGACTGGCCACGACACCGACTCGGACACCATTTTGGGCCTCGAATCGGGCGCCAATGACTACGTTGCAAAACCGTTCAGGTTTGCCGTTCTGCTCGCCCGGATCAGGGCGCAGCTCCGCCAGCACGAGGCCAGCGAGGACGCGGTATTTTCCGTCGGCCCCTACAGTTTCCGGCCCGGCTCCAAGATGCTGACCGCGGCCAATGCCAGAAAGGTGCGGCTGACCGAGAAGGAAACCGCGATCCTGCGCTTCCTGTACCGCGCCGGCCAATTGCCGGTATCGCGCGAGACGCTGCTGCAGGAGGTCTGGGGCTACAATTCGGGCGTCACCACGCACACGCTGGAAACCCATATCTACCGTCTCAGGCAGAAGATCGAGAAGGATGCGGCCAACCCGGAAATCCTGGTGACGGAAGCCGGTGGCTACAAGCTGGTGCCGTGA
- a CDS encoding DNA translocase FtsK — protein MSMPAIERVIPLVGHLPVSIREALARRLRELAGLSLIALSGVAAAALMTWSVQDPSLSHATSRPIRNVLGYSGAIGADLLMQILGLGAIMLILPVAVWGWRMLTHRAFDREALRLGCWILCTVIAAGFASCWPRGGAWALPTGLGGVVGDALVRAPAVVFGPAGFTYRLVLGIILFAAMCAAFLFACGWGSRPKEEELTPIEDDDTPFVEEEDRSSVSLGWVYHALMSAKARLGWLMGVAYRSLVSSSPPPRTSSFERQEPSLRGRAAPALAPQQEEFEDEEEEEEDDEEVPVARAPRKKPAPRAARKSDKFELPSVSMLTAPKASDRQPLSKAELEANSRALEGVLGDFGVRGEIVKANPGPVVTLYELEPAPGIKSSRVIGLADDIARSMSALSARVAVVAGRNAIGIELPNAHREKVYLRELLTTKDSNESTVKLPLCLGKNIGGESIIIDLARTPHMLIAGTTGSGKSVAINTMILSLVYRLRPDQCRLIMVDPKMLELSVYDGIPHLLTPVVTDPKKAVVALKWAVREMEERYKKMAKLGVRNIDGYNQRLVEAKAKGEELTRTVHTGFDKETGKAIYEEEKLELEPLPYIVIIVDEMADLMMVAGKDIEGAVQRLAQMARAAGLHVILATQRPSVDVITGTIKANFPTRIAFQVTSKIDSRTILGEMGAEQLLGQGDMLYMAGGGRISRVHGPFASDEEVEKVVRHLKTQGAPEYLEAVTAEEPSEEDGAVFDSTGMGGDGGGDLFAQAVAIVKRDRKASTSYIQRRLQIGYNRAASLMERMEQEGIVGQANHAGKREILVEEEEGGF, from the coding sequence ATGAGCATGCCAGCGATCGAACGTGTCATTCCCCTGGTCGGCCACCTGCCGGTCTCGATCCGCGAGGCCCTGGCGCGGCGCCTGCGCGAGCTTGCCGGCCTCAGCTTGATCGCGCTATCCGGCGTGGCTGCAGCCGCGCTGATGACATGGTCGGTGCAGGATCCGAGCCTGAGCCACGCGACCTCGCGTCCGATCCGCAACGTCCTCGGCTACTCCGGCGCGATCGGCGCCGATCTGTTGATGCAGATTCTCGGTCTCGGCGCAATCATGCTGATCCTGCCCGTCGCGGTGTGGGGCTGGCGCATGCTGACCCATCGCGCCTTCGACCGCGAGGCGCTGCGCCTTGGGTGCTGGATTCTCTGCACCGTGATCGCGGCAGGCTTTGCAAGCTGCTGGCCGCGTGGCGGAGCGTGGGCGCTGCCGACCGGCCTTGGCGGCGTCGTCGGCGACGCGCTGGTGCGTGCACCCGCCGTGGTGTTCGGCCCGGCCGGCTTCACCTATCGCCTCGTGCTCGGCATCATCCTGTTCGCGGCGATGTGCGCAGCTTTTCTGTTCGCCTGCGGCTGGGGTTCGCGTCCGAAAGAAGAAGAGCTGACGCCGATCGAGGATGACGACACGCCTTTCGTTGAAGAAGAGGATCGCAGTTCAGTGTCGCTCGGATGGGTGTACCATGCCCTGATGAGCGCAAAGGCCCGGCTCGGATGGCTGATGGGCGTGGCCTACCGCTCGCTGGTGTCGAGTTCGCCGCCGCCTCGCACGTCCTCGTTTGAACGTCAGGAACCGAGCCTCCGCGGTCGCGCCGCACCGGCACTGGCCCCGCAGCAGGAGGAATTCGAGGACGAGGAAGAAGAGGAAGAAGACGACGAGGAAGTCCCGGTCGCCCGCGCTCCACGCAAGAAGCCCGCACCGCGTGCGGCGCGCAAATCCGACAAATTCGAACTGCCTTCGGTCTCGATGCTGACGGCGCCAAAGGCGTCAGACCGGCAGCCGCTCAGCAAGGCAGAACTGGAGGCCAATTCGCGCGCACTGGAAGGCGTGCTCGGCGATTTCGGCGTACGCGGCGAGATCGTCAAGGCCAATCCCGGCCCGGTCGTAACGCTGTACGAACTCGAACCGGCGCCCGGCATCAAATCCTCGCGCGTCATCGGTCTTGCCGACGACATCGCCCGCTCGATGAGTGCGCTTTCGGCGCGCGTCGCCGTGGTTGCCGGCCGCAATGCCATCGGCATCGAGCTGCCCAATGCGCACCGCGAAAAGGTTTACCTGCGCGAATTGCTGACCACAAAGGACAGCAATGAGTCGACGGTGAAGTTGCCGCTCTGCCTCGGAAAAAACATCGGCGGCGAATCCATCATCATCGATCTTGCCCGCACGCCGCACATGCTGATCGCCGGAACCACCGGCTCCGGCAAATCGGTCGCCATCAACACCATGATCCTCAGCCTGGTCTATCGCCTGAGGCCGGATCAGTGCCGCCTGATCATGGTCGATCCCAAGATGCTCGAGCTCTCCGTCTATGACGGCATACCGCATTTGCTGACGCCGGTCGTGACCGATCCGAAGAAGGCGGTGGTGGCGCTGAAATGGGCCGTACGTGAGATGGAGGAGCGCTACAAGAAAATGGCCAAGCTCGGTGTGCGCAACATCGACGGCTATAACCAGCGCCTCGTCGAAGCCAAGGCCAAGGGCGAGGAGCTGACGCGGACGGTGCACACCGGCTTCGACAAGGAAACCGGCAAGGCGATCTACGAGGAAGAAAAGCTCGAGCTCGAGCCGCTGCCCTATATCGTCATTATCGTCGACGAAATGGCCGACCTGATGATGGTGGCCGGCAAGGACATCGAAGGCGCAGTGCAGCGCCTGGCGCAGATGGCGCGCGCCGCCGGCTTGCACGTCATTCTCGCCACGCAGCGTCCCTCGGTCGACGTCATCACCGGCACCATCAAGGCGAACTTCCCGACCCGCATCGCATTCCAGGTCACGTCGAAAATCGACAGCCGCACCATTCTTGGCGAGATGGGCGCCGAGCAACTGCTCGGCCAGGGTGACATGCTCTATATGGCCGGCGGCGGCCGCATCAGCCGCGTGCATGGACCGTTTGCATCGGACGAAGAAGTCGAGAAGGTCGTGCGTCACCTCAAGACGCAGGGCGCACCGGAATATCTGGAAGCGGTCACCGCGGAGGAACCGAGCGAAGAAGACGGCGCGGTATTCGATTCCACCGGCATGGGCGGCGATGGTGGCGGCGATTTGTTCGCGCAGGCGGTGGCGATCGTCAAGCGCGACCGCAAGGCCTCGACCTCCTATATTCAGCGCCGGCTGCAAATCGGCTACAACCGCGCCGCCTCGCTGATGGAACGAATGGAACAAGAAGGCATCGTTGGCCAGGCGAATCACGCCGGCAAGCGTGAAATTCTGGTCGAGGAGGAAGAGGGCGGATTCTAA